In Gammaproteobacteria bacterium, one genomic interval encodes:
- a CDS encoding endonuclease translates to MLSKDDDQLRSKQLRVLYQKLLKMHGWQNWWVSKPPFEIIIGAILVQNTNWINVDKSLTILHEKNCLTPQKLNGLTLEVLALYIKPSGLYNQKARYLKNFTEWYLSCGSFEGLKKYKTAYLRKALLNINGIGRETADVILLYVFHRPVFIIDNYTQRLLIQLGIIEKKWKYDDLQNLFYEALPPNVKIYSEYHALIVHHGKLKHSSPVMELKIK, encoded by the coding sequence ATGTTATCTAAGGATGACGATCAATTAAGGAGTAAACAGTTACGGGTGCTTTACCAGAAATTGTTAAAAATGCATGGTTGGCAAAATTGGTGGGTGTCGAAGCCTCCTTTCGAAATTATAATTGGTGCTATTTTAGTTCAAAATACAAATTGGATAAACGTCGATAAGTCACTCACCATTCTTCACGAAAAAAATTGCTTAACGCCGCAGAAACTAAACGGATTAACATTAGAAGTATTAGCGTTATATATTAAACCATCGGGATTATATAACCAAAAAGCGCGGTATTTGAAAAATTTTACCGAATGGTATCTTAGCTGCGGGAGTTTTGAGGGTTTAAAGAAATATAAGACAGCTTATTTGCGTAAGGCGCTTTTAAATATTAATGGCATAGGCAGGGAAACGGCGGACGTCATTTTATTGTATGTATTTCATCGTCCTGTTTTTATAATTGATAATTATACTCAGCGTTTATTAATACAATTAGGTATTATTGAAAAAAAATGGAAGTATGATGATTTGCAAAATTTATTTTATGAAGCTTTGCCCCCCAATGTAAAGATATACAGTGAGTATCACGCGCTGATCGTGCATCATGGTAAATTGAAGCACTCATCACCCGTAATGGAGCTCAAGATAAAGTGA
- a CDS encoding allantoinase PuuE, with protein sequence MRMSMRDIIGYSTFPPTTRWPQDSKIAINFVVNYEEGSEANVLDGDEASETYLAEIAGLTSSIGTRNFFTESIFEYGSRAGIWRLLNIFTDFDLPISIFATGLALERNPDLANVLAQKKHEIVGHGYRWVNYANVSKEAERQDILRTLNSIEACTGKRPIGWYTGRCSKNTRSLVVEAGLLYDSDNYSDDLPFWTLVEEKPHLVVPYTFDNNDAKFSMNPGWMSGDDFFHYLCAGFDCLYREGERYPKMMTIAMHGRLCGRPGRAESIRRFIEYIQKYQNVWICTRGEIAEYWLKNHPYKKKT encoded by the coding sequence ATGAGAATGAGTATGCGTGATATTATTGGCTATAGTACATTCCCGCCAACAACAAGATGGCCACAAGACAGCAAAATAGCTATCAATTTTGTTGTAAATTATGAAGAAGGTTCAGAAGCTAATGTTTTAGACGGTGATGAGGCCTCTGAAACCTATCTTGCTGAAATTGCAGGATTAACTTCATCGATCGGAACAAGAAATTTTTTTACGGAATCAATTTTTGAATATGGTAGTCGTGCTGGTATCTGGCGTTTACTCAATATATTTACTGATTTCGATCTACCCATCAGCATTTTTGCTACCGGTTTAGCATTAGAGCGAAATCCAGATTTGGCTAACGTTCTTGCACAGAAAAAACATGAAATCGTTGGTCACGGTTATCGATGGGTTAATTACGCCAATGTAAGCAAGGAAGCTGAACGTCAAGATATTCTTCGAACCCTTAACAGTATTGAGGCTTGTACAGGTAAACGACCTATTGGTTGGTATACTGGAAGATGTAGCAAAAACACGCGTTCCCTTGTGGTTGAAGCTGGTCTTCTATATGACTCTGATAATTACTCAGATGATTTACCTTTCTGGACACTTGTAGAGGAAAAGCCACATTTAGTCGTTCCTTATACATTTGATAATAATGATGCTAAATTTTCTATGAATCCGGGATGGATGTCAGGGGATGATTTTTTCCATTATCTATGTGCAGGATTTGATTGCTTGTATCGTGAGGGAGAACGTTATCCCAAAATGATGACTATCGCGATGCATGGTCGTCTATGTGGTCGACCTGGACGTGCGGAATCAATTAGACGTTTTATTGAATACATACAAAAGTATCAAAACGTTTGGATTTGTACCCGAGGTGAGATTGCAGAATATTGGCTGAAAAACCATCCGTATAAGAAGAAGACTTAA
- a CDS encoding BlaI/MecI/CopY family transcriptional regulator encodes MHEKYYLTPVELEIMEILWKLGEGTVHDVIANLPGDRDLAYTSVSTMLRILQQKKVLGIKKVSRQHIYQPLLGQETYATHSIKKIVQHAFSGNSAQLVAHLVDKNRLSIDEINTLQQLLDSKKKALSK; translated from the coding sequence ATGCATGAAAAATATTATTTAACACCTGTTGAACTTGAGATTATGGAAATCTTGTGGAAGTTAGGCGAGGGGACGGTGCATGATGTTATTGCCAATTTACCTGGAGATCGCGACCTTGCTTATACATCAGTATCAACTATGCTCCGCATTTTGCAGCAGAAAAAGGTCCTTGGTATAAAGAAAGTTAGTCGTCAACATATCTACCAACCTCTGCTAGGCCAAGAGACATATGCGACGCATTCAATCAAAAAGATTGTGCAACATGCTTTTTCTGGAAATTCAGCGCAACTTGTAGCTCATCTTGTTGATAAAAATCGATTATCAATTGATGAAATTAATACTTTGCAGCAATTACTAGATTCCAAAAAAAAGGCGTTATCAAAGTGA
- a CDS encoding transglycosylase SLT domain-containing protein, with translation MSSLISLHTYLMINVAIGLSYLTIRLILKSSFISTALTQLQQLRLARKALIITLVIFFLTPFILARLPVFETTHFQFAPILKHASVKFLEKHSVLSSQIEVIQSPSILPSINILLIIFFLIGFSISLTQYLANILNLKKISKRAHHHRQINNISILFSETAAIPFCWSFLNSHFVILPHSFLQKSDDLKFAIRHELQHLRQKDTYWLHLLAVMNFFCFWNPLFKSWCKWFKERQEFACDESLILHKNTSCTDYAQCLINTASTMAELALPRGVLGIIGSSKKEYLLLNRRVTMLFDYKKLQNKKVALICAYVTCFFFTGTLAYALTSHGAKQPLTTLELTKIVKNSNLNTVITPEVLSEINNIRGNEQARDYIISSLERMKKYKLYIETQLKNNDIPNNLLALPLIESGYNVQAKSPMNAAGIWQFIPSTAKHFHLKVNAKQDDRLNTQLSTQAAINYLKLLYAQFNDWRLAVIAYEIGEDDTEELIKDTGSRDPWALVRSPAAPKELKKFLAMFDAAVIILNNPDLITIRG, from the coding sequence GTGAGTAGTCTAATTAGTTTACATACTTATTTAATGATAAATGTCGCAATAGGTCTTAGTTATTTGACTATCCGACTCATTTTAAAGTCGTCATTTATCAGTACAGCGCTTACCCAATTGCAGCAATTACGACTTGCCCGAAAAGCGCTCATTATAACTCTTGTAATTTTTTTTCTTACACCTTTCATCCTTGCCAGATTGCCGGTTTTCGAAACAACTCATTTTCAGTTCGCACCCATTTTAAAGCATGCCTCGGTGAAATTTTTGGAGAAACATTCTGTACTTAGTTCTCAGATCGAAGTGATCCAATCACCGTCCATCCTACCGTCTATCAATATTCTATTGATTATATTTTTTTTAATTGGGTTTTCCATTTCTCTCACTCAATACCTTGCCAATATCCTGAATTTAAAAAAAATATCAAAAAGAGCGCATCACCATCGTCAGATTAACAATATTTCTATTTTATTTTCTGAAACTGCTGCCATTCCTTTTTGTTGGTCATTTCTAAACTCGCATTTTGTCATCCTTCCGCACTCGTTTCTTCAAAAAAGTGACGACCTAAAGTTTGCAATCCGGCATGAATTGCAGCATTTACGCCAAAAGGATACCTATTGGTTGCATTTACTTGCAGTCATGAATTTTTTCTGCTTTTGGAACCCGTTGTTTAAATCATGGTGTAAATGGTTTAAGGAAAGACAGGAATTTGCTTGTGATGAATCGCTTATATTACATAAAAACACTTCATGCACCGACTATGCACAATGTCTAATTAATACAGCTTCAACAATGGCGGAGTTAGCATTACCTCGCGGTGTTTTGGGAATAATAGGATCGTCCAAAAAAGAGTATTTACTATTAAATAGGAGAGTTACCATGTTGTTTGATTATAAAAAATTACAAAATAAAAAAGTCGCGTTAATTTGTGCGTACGTGACATGCTTTTTTTTCACAGGCACCTTAGCTTATGCTCTAACTAGCCATGGTGCAAAGCAACCCCTTACTACTTTGGAACTTACGAAAATAGTAAAAAATTCAAATCTTAACACGGTGATAACACCTGAAGTACTTAGCGAAATAAATAATATAAGAGGTAACGAACAAGCCCGAGATTATATAATTTCATCTTTAGAGCGCATGAAAAAATATAAGCTTTATATCGAAACGCAATTAAAGAATAATGACATTCCCAATAATTTGCTAGCTCTGCCGTTGATTGAGTCAGGTTACAACGTTCAAGCTAAAAGCCCAATGAATGCCGCTGGGATTTGGCAGTTCATACCTAGTACCGCTAAACATTTTCATTTAAAAGTAAATGCTAAACAAGATGATCGATTGAATACACAATTATCTACGCAAGCGGCAATTAATTACTTAAAATTATTATATGCTCAATTTAATGATTGGCGATTAGCTGTTATTGCTTATGAAATCGGTGAGGATGATACAGAAGAACTCATTAAAGATACGGGATCTCGTGATCCATGGGCCTTAGTTCGATCACCCGCTGCGCCGAAAGAATTAAAGAAATTTCTTGCGATGTTTGATGCGGCCGTCATTATATTAAACAATCCAGATTTAATTACAATTCGTGGATAA
- a CDS encoding GNAT family N-acetyltransferase, whose product MEQPIHSFNFKSLQESDLDLLCRWLDNPHVKAWWNDALTHEAIKEKYRKRIGDKIIVPFIVYLNNQPIGFIQYYLANKVGGGWWPDEKEGTIGIDQFIGVNELINQGYGQQMIAAFAQKMFSNAHIKKIILDVNPNNVRAIRCYEKAGFQFVKKILTPDGPAYLMELKRL is encoded by the coding sequence ATGGAACAACCCATTCATAGTTTCAACTTTAAATCATTACAAGAGTCGGATTTAGATTTACTTTGTAGATGGCTTGATAATCCGCACGTGAAAGCATGGTGGAACGATGCGCTAACCCATGAGGCGATAAAGGAAAAATATCGGAAAAGAATTGGCGACAAGATCATTGTCCCTTTTATCGTGTATTTGAATAATCAACCAATTGGCTTTATTCAATATTATCTTGCCAACAAGGTAGGTGGCGGCTGGTGGCCGGACGAGAAAGAAGGCACCATTGGGATAGACCAATTTATTGGTGTGAACGAGTTAATTAACCAAGGCTATGGACAACAAATGATAGCAGCTTTTGCGCAGAAAATGTTTAGTAATGCTCATATAAAAAAAATCATCCTTGATGTTAATCCAAACAATGTTCGCGCTATTCGCTGTTATGAAAAAGCTGGCTTTCAATTTGTTAAAAAAATCCTGACCCCAGATGGACCAGCCTATCTCATGGAGCTAAAACGCCTTTAA
- the queF gene encoding NADPH-dependent 7-cyano-7-deazaguanine reductase QueF, translating to MIDFEVTCISELGKKSEYDAVYNPDRLLPLPRKNKRNEIGVPNPLPFSGFDLWNHYEVSWLNEKGKPIVALAQIIYGCNTPNIIESKSMKLYFNSFNYSKFKDVEAIKTTIENDISKRVGGAVNVGIFPLPLAGNEILYSGFEGICIDDLDIEVSSYTVNTHSLTVETVLVEESLYSNLLKSNCLVTNQPDWGSVLITYKGRKINREGLLRYLISFRNHNEFHEQCIERIFMDILRLCQPKELTVYCRYTRRGGLDINPYRSTKHVDFKKMKNDRLSRQ from the coding sequence ATGATCGATTTCGAAGTCACTTGTATATCTGAACTTGGCAAAAAATCTGAATATGACGCCGTTTATAATCCGGATAGGCTTTTACCGCTGCCAAGAAAAAATAAACGCAATGAAATTGGTGTGCCCAATCCATTGCCATTCTCGGGTTTTGATTTATGGAATCATTATGAAGTGTCATGGCTTAATGAAAAAGGCAAACCCATTGTTGCATTAGCCCAAATTATTTATGGTTGTAATACACCTAATATCATTGAATCAAAGTCGATGAAGCTTTATTTTAATTCCTTCAACTATTCAAAGTTTAAAGATGTAGAGGCGATAAAGACAACCATTGAAAATGATATTTCAAAGCGTGTTGGTGGGGCTGTCAATGTGGGTATTTTTCCACTCCCCTTAGCGGGAAATGAAATACTCTATTCAGGGTTTGAAGGCATTTGCATTGATGATTTAGATATCGAGGTTTCATCTTACACGGTGAACACTCATTCTCTAACGGTCGAAACAGTGCTTGTAGAAGAGTCTCTCTATTCTAATTTATTAAAATCAAATTGCTTGGTAACCAATCAACCTGACTGGGGTAGTGTATTAATCACTTATAAAGGACGAAAAATTAATCGTGAAGGGTTATTACGTTATTTAATTTCATTTAGAAACCACAATGAATTTCACGAACAATGCATCGAACGCATCTTTATGGATATCTTACGTCTTTGTCAGCCTAAGGAATTAACGGTTTATTGTCGTTATACAAGAAGAGGGGGCCTAGATATTAACCCTTACCGTAGCACAAAACACGTGGATTTTAAAAAGATGAAAAATGATAGGCTATCTCGACAATAA
- a CDS encoding ankyrin repeat domain-containing protein produces MSRNKEFKLTNEKLDHCTDEQMLQAMRAGDPKEIDKLNYAWDYFNQIMKISPNNTDARFLHEAIYDSPAIVEYLLAKGANPNSKDYDNATPLHYVLKKDDRNEEEILRRLQIVELLLKNGANINAQTKEYGDTPLHIAVQNSYCTEKFIKLLLLYGANPHTKNKAGRTSLDNCLYFRKDILEEHELQIRKAPLQINALEIKCHDLERSNAELQEEQKKLLSQVNIMQNQFQDFKTKLNFQSTIENTEQKTSSIKRFGTVY; encoded by the coding sequence ATGTCTAGGAATAAAGAATTCAAACTAACAAATGAAAAACTTGATCATTGTACGGATGAGCAAATGTTGCAAGCCATGAGAGCAGGAGATCCTAAAGAAATAGATAAATTAAATTACGCCTGGGATTATTTTAATCAAATCATGAAAATATCTCCGAATAATACAGATGCACGCTTTTTACATGAGGCTATCTACGATAGTCCAGCTATTGTGGAATATCTGCTGGCAAAGGGAGCAAACCCAAATAGTAAGGATTATGATAATGCTACACCATTACATTATGTACTTAAAAAAGACGACCGTAATGAGGAAGAGATATTAAGGCGTCTACAAATTGTAGAACTTTTATTAAAAAATGGTGCAAATATTAATGCTCAAACTAAAGAATATGGAGATACCCCATTACATATTGCAGTACAGAATAGCTATTGTACGGAAAAATTTATTAAACTATTACTGCTATATGGTGCTAATCCTCATACTAAAAATAAAGCTGGTCGAACTTCATTAGACAATTGTCTATATTTTCGCAAAGATATTTTAGAAGAGCATGAATTGCAAATACGAAAAGCCCCATTACAAATCAATGCTCTAGAAATTAAATGTCATGATTTAGAACGTTCTAATGCAGAGCTACAGGAGGAACAAAAAAAATTACTTTCACAAGTCAATATCATGCAAAATCAATTTCAGGATTTTAAAACTAAATTAAATTTTCAATCAACAATTGAAAATACTGAACAAAAGACAAGCTCTATCAAGAGATTTGGGACAGTGTATTAA
- a CDS encoding esterase family protein has protein sequence MNGDRGKEDKNKAAKVSSTVKIQDGLSIQTSDVEVNLINQSDHSKHSNVITNQHSNAEHAKHNSLILLDSIEIPVKLQNNGMIKINVYPIEDNAEKSIPSHVSIEIIYFPEKNLVEEGPLYLSYRDDKGFGNIIEMKPLEKGNWVATRQMLPNESSELGIHRVDPRNLSAPPDFTGPDHFKTQIPLIEGEIVAEVFANPTLSKKEKTGSLQRRIYRRDNVLSDPLGEDENPKLSEGEEIVHIYLPHEYDKSTTARHQYPVIVMLDGDMHIGTDAYGNSLATPNILDNLIAKGKMEPSLVIFSAPTPPTDQGTPRLREYGCNAETALRLAKLPHAVGQAGLSVMDKGAGISGASMGGIQAIYTARMYPEVFDKVIAQSPALWWEPPVTLSGDKYHVKYDHADTWRKDPNEKFHIDFNSLSNEQKMKMEAESYEGFIYDMFATQKDYRTGESVPKGNIEILLQVGRNETGTIHPIVGKEPLTQATKTLAKDFNIPLKILDGPHSPNIWASGLCIALPQIYPCVGMRQRFSY, from the coding sequence ATGAATGGTGATAGAGGTAAGGAGGATAAAAATAAAGCGGCTAAAGTATCTAGCACGGTAAAAATACAGGATGGTTTATCTATTCAAACATCCGATGTCGAAGTTAATTTAATTAACCAGTCTGACCATTCAAAACATTCAAACGTTATTACAAATCAACATTCAAACGCTGAGCATGCAAAACACAATTCATTAATACTTCTGGATTCAATTGAAATTCCTGTTAAGCTCCAAAACAACGGTATGATCAAAATCAATGTTTATCCGATAGAAGATAACGCTGAAAAATCTATTCCAAGTCACGTCTCTATAGAAATTATTTACTTCCCAGAAAAAAATTTAGTTGAAGAGGGACCGCTTTATCTTAGCTATAGAGATGACAAAGGTTTTGGCAATATCATAGAAATGAAACCATTGGAGAAGGGGAATTGGGTCGCAACTAGACAAATGCTTCCAAATGAGAGTAGCGAACTTGGAATACATAGAGTAGACCCGAGAAACTTAAGTGCCCCGCCAGACTTTACTGGCCCCGACCATTTTAAAACACAAATTCCGCTCATTGAGGGCGAGATCGTTGCTGAAGTCTTCGCTAACCCAACACTTTCAAAAAAAGAAAAAACTGGCTCCTTACAACGACGAATATACAGAAGAGATAATGTGTTAAGTGATCCACTCGGTGAAGATGAAAATCCGAAACTTTCTGAAGGCGAAGAAATAGTACATATCTATCTTCCTCATGAATATGATAAGAGTACAACTGCGAGACATCAATATCCAGTAATTGTTATGTTAGATGGTGATATGCATATAGGAACTGATGCATATGGCAATAGCCTGGCCACTCCGAATATATTGGATAACTTAATCGCAAAGGGAAAAATGGAGCCATCCCTCGTCATATTCTCTGCACCTACACCACCAACTGATCAAGGTACACCGAGACTTAGAGAGTATGGTTGTAATGCAGAAACTGCATTACGCTTAGCTAAATTGCCGCATGCGGTAGGACAGGCAGGATTATCTGTTATGGACAAAGGAGCCGGTATCAGTGGTGCCAGCATGGGTGGAATTCAAGCAATCTACACAGCGCGCATGTATCCCGAAGTATTTGACAAAGTTATCGCTCAATCCCCTGCATTGTGGTGGGAGCCTCCAGTCACATTATCAGGCGACAAATACCATGTTAAATATGATCATGCTGACACGTGGCGAAAAGATCCAAATGAAAAGTTTCATATTGATTTTAATTCATTGTCAAATGAACAAAAAATGAAAATGGAAGCAGAAAGTTATGAAGGTTTTATCTACGACATGTTTGCCACGCAAAAAGATTATCGCACTGGAGAAAGTGTTCCAAAGGGTAATATCGAAATTTTACTCCAAGTAGGCCGCAATGAAACCGGCACGATTCATCCAATCGTAGGCAAAGAACCATTAACCCAAGCAACAAAAACACTAGCAAAAGATTTCAACATCCCGTTGAAAATTCTTGATGGTCCGCATAGCCCTAATATTTGGGCGAGTGGTCTTTGCATAGCCTTGCCCCAAATTTATCCCTGTGTTGGAATGAGGCAGAGATTTAGTTATTAA
- a CDS encoding helix-turn-helix domain-containing protein — MFEKLSDNLNILMAKARVNASELARRTGLPASTIKKIRNSDNPNPTLSTLLPLAAFFSITVSQLIGDNDLNISYKSRSDSLLPKRELPKLTWQQIINWKSDLLFNAPLIPIYHHYSDQAYALCIEDVSWSGFAKDSILIVDPTIAISHKDYVIVYKCGQEEATLRQIFYEDDHIYLKHMNEGYRIIPASAQHTFLGVVMEVRKQFKIINNK, encoded by the coding sequence ATGTTCGAAAAGTTAAGTGACAACTTAAACATCTTAATGGCTAAAGCTAGGGTTAACGCTAGCGAATTAGCACGTAGAACAGGTCTGCCGGCGAGTACTATCAAAAAAATACGAAACAGTGATAATCCAAATCCAACCCTTAGTACGCTTCTACCTTTAGCTGCTTTTTTTTCAATCACGGTTAGTCAATTGATTGGAGATAATGACTTGAATATTTCATATAAAAGTAGAAGTGACTCATTATTGCCAAAAAGAGAATTACCTAAGTTAACATGGCAACAAATAATTAATTGGAAAAGCGATCTTCTTTTTAATGCACCTTTAATTCCAATTTACCATCATTATAGTGATCAAGCTTATGCTCTTTGTATAGAAGACGTTAGTTGGAGCGGATTTGCTAAAGATTCTATATTAATTGTCGACCCAACTATTGCTATTTCACATAAAGATTATGTAATTGTTTATAAGTGCGGACAAGAAGAGGCTACATTAAGACAAATATTTTATGAAGATGATCATATTTATTTGAAGCATATGAATGAAGGATACCGAATTATTCCAGCTTCCGCCCAACATACATTTTTGGGTGTGGTAATGGAAGTGAGAAAACAATTTAAAATAATAAATAATAAATAA
- a CDS encoding SDR family oxidoreductase, with protein MNPLPKYALITGANQGLGKVMCDEFINCGVNVIATSRTYSRVDINFNNESLVKHHLDVTDEESVIQLFEWVKKNKIKLSILINNSGIGIFKPITKISLSEWELVISTNLNGAFLCSREAYSLMKDDGGGRIINIGSVANKIPLSNNGAYGASKWGLRGLSGVINEEGKFDKIRCTHVTLGAVATEIWDERPEFSKSEMLDANIVAKHIINIALLPLDIRLDSVEIYPEKGVL; from the coding sequence ATGAATCCACTGCCAAAATATGCTCTTATTACAGGTGCAAATCAAGGATTAGGAAAAGTAATGTGTGATGAATTCATTAACTGTGGAGTAAATGTTATAGCTACTTCAAGGACTTACTCTCGTGTAGATATTAATTTTAATAATGAAAGTCTCGTTAAACATCATTTAGATGTTACTGATGAAGAGTCTGTAATTCAATTATTTGAGTGGGTAAAAAAAAATAAAATTAAATTATCTATATTAATTAATAATTCTGGTATTGGTATTTTTAAGCCCATTACAAAGATTTCATTATCTGAATGGGAATTAGTAATTAGCACAAATTTAAATGGGGCTTTTCTTTGTTCTCGTGAGGCTTATAGTTTAATGAAAGATGATGGTGGAGGAAGAATAATAAATATTGGATCGGTGGCAAATAAAATACCTTTATCCAATAATGGTGCTTATGGCGCTTCCAAATGGGGATTAAGAGGACTATCGGGTGTCATAAATGAAGAAGGAAAATTTGATAAAATTAGATGTACACACGTTACGCTAGGTGCTGTGGCTACAGAAATATGGGATGAACGCCCTGAATTTTCTAAGTCAGAAATGTTAGATGCTAATATTGTCGCAAAGCATATCATTAACATTGCCTTGTTGCCTCTTGATATAAGGCTAGACTCCGTGGAAATTTACCCTGAAAAAGGTGTTCTATAA
- a CDS encoding SDR family oxidoreductase: MQRIGLVTGAARGIGSAIARKIIAHVDRLILIDLDRKLMTELKISLMSSKPIIIKQCDIGSSRQVNKMLEAVIEKFGIPNILINNAGIGGPFHRVDQVTDKEWIKIINTNLKGLFNLCRFLLPLMKEMHYGRIVNIASTQGYLGAALSSTYVASKHGVVGYTRAIAAEWGAYGITCNAVCPGYVDTSMGVQNSISDHEKKIIAKTPLARIALPDEIADLVIHLIKDESAFINGSIIPIDGGLTCHVGI, translated from the coding sequence ATTCAACGTATAGGCCTTGTCACAGGAGCTGCAAGAGGTATTGGCTCTGCTATTGCTAGGAAAATAATAGCTCATGTAGATCGTCTTATTTTGATCGATCTAGATAGAAAACTTATGACAGAATTAAAAATAAGTTTAATGTCTTCTAAACCTATCATTATTAAACAATGTGATATTGGTTCAAGTAGACAAGTAAATAAAATGTTAGAAGCTGTAATCGAAAAGTTCGGAATTCCTAATATTTTAATAAATAATGCAGGAATTGGTGGACCCTTTCATCGTGTCGATCAAGTAACTGACAAAGAATGGATTAAAATTATCAATACAAATCTAAAAGGATTATTTAACTTATGTAGATTTTTGCTTCCCTTAATGAAGGAAATGCATTATGGAAGAATTGTTAATATTGCCTCGACTCAAGGCTATCTAGGCGCAGCGTTATCCTCGACCTACGTGGCTAGTAAACATGGTGTTGTTGGATATACCAGAGCTATTGCTGCTGAATGGGGAGCATATGGAATAACATGTAATGCAGTATGTCCAGGATACGTCGATACTTCAATGGGAGTGCAAAATAGTATTTCCGATCATGAGAAAAAAATTATTGCAAAAACTCCACTTGCCAGAATAGCCCTACCTGACGAAATAGCAGATTTAGTAATTCATCTGATTAAAGATGAGTCTGCTTTTATTAATGGCTCAATTATCCCTATTGATGGTGGATTAACCTGCCACGTTGGTATCTAA